AAATTAGGGCTGAAAGAGTATCTCAATAACAGCTTTGAAAGTTTGTCAGGTGGGTGGAAACAAAGATTAACTTTGGCATTAGCACTTCTTCATGACCCAGATATTGTGTTTTTAGATGAGCCAAGTACAGGGTTAGATCCGAAAGCACGGCGTGACTTGTGGAACTTAATTTTAGAGGTCAAGGGGAGGGGTAAAACCATTGTGCTGACGACACATTACATGGAAGAAGCAGAACAGCTTTGTGACCGGATTGCCATGTTTCGTCATGGAGAACTGGTCGCACTAGATACTCCGATGGAGCTGAAGAAACAATTAACGGCTTCCCAAGTACTTATGTTTTCTTCTCGTGAAGCAGAAGAAAGTATGATCGTGCCACTGCCTTCGGTAGAAAAAGTGGAAGTGGAGGAGATGGATTATAAGGTTTACAGTGATAATCTTCAACAAACAACCCTTCACCTGTTACAGCAGGCGGAACGAGAGGGATGGAAGATCGAGGGACTGCGATTTGCGCAAGCAACTTTGGATGATCTCTTTCTTGATATCGAGGCAGAGGAGGAAATATCGTGACTTCATTTATGCGTTTGGCCAGTATGGAGGTAAAACTATTTTTTCGAGAGAAAATGGCAGTTTTTTGGACTTTTATGTTCCCAGTACTTATTTTGTGGTTAATGGGTAGTTTGTTTGGAGAGCAAATGGGAATGGAAACATTTGCTACGCTCTACATCCCTGCATGGATGGGCGTAAACGTCCTTACTATCGGTTTGTTTGGTATTGGAACAGTATTGACGGAGTATCGCGAAAAAGAGATTTTGCGCCGCTATCAAGCAACTCCTCTGCGTCCCCTCTCAATAGTGGGAGCGCAAATGATGCAAGGAGCAGTCATCTTGCTAATTTCTGCGATAATTTTGCTTAGTTTTGGCCGAATCGCATATGGTTTGTCGTTTCCACAGTATCCTCTTAGTACGATTTTGGCGCTCGCATTATCTGTGATAGCGATCTTTCCTTTCTCCGTTTTGATTACCTCATTAGCTAAAAACAGTCGCACAGCTGCGGCGATAAGTTCGGTCGTGTTTAACTTGATGATGTTCTTGTCCGGCGCCGCTTTTCCTCTTGAAATGATGCCTACCTTTTTACAATGGGTGGCTAAATTTCTCCCGCTGTACTACGTTATATACTTGTTACAACAGACGTGGAATGAGTCATCTCTATGGGAAAATGGAATGGAGATTGGGGTGTTAAGTGGGATCGCCATTATTTCTACTTTGATGGCGGTTAAGTATTTTCGATGGAACCGTCGTCAAGAAAACTAATAAAGGACGAGGTTGTTGGAATTGGGGGTGGATGGAATCGGGGAGACAGGGGATTTACCGTAAATGAAGAAGTAGTAGAGATGAATAATGAAGATAAAAACTACGTAAAGGATGGGGACCTATGCTATCATTTTCAAGATCCGACGTAGAGCAATTTTATCAAACAAATGAGATCGAAACATTTGCTGTTCGTCCCGATGAAGCGCAAATCATATTTAGTACCAATCTAAGCGGGAAGTTTGATTTGTGGGCGATGGATCTTCCTAATCATTTCCCCTATCGTCTTACTTTTAATGGGCAAAGTGTACAAACAGCTCATTTTGATAAACAAGGTCGGTTTGCCATCGTAGGATATGACCATGATGGGGATGAAAATACGGCTCTTTATGCGATGCGACCACAGGGAGGAACACTCTTGCCTCTTAGAACACATAAAGATGCGTTTCATTCTTTTGCTTTCTTATCAGAAGATGGAGAGCGCCTTTACTACTCTTCTAATAAAGAGAATGCTCAATTCCTTAATGGATATTGCTATTATCTCCAGTCGGGTGAAGAAGAGCTGATTTTAGAAGGAAATGAAGCAATGACAATTATTGAAGCTGTTGGTCCAGAAGAGTCCAGCTTTGTCTACTCAAAAGCGTTGTCTAATACTTATCAAACCGCATATGTTCACAAGGGGCATGAAGATATTCCGCTAACGCCCCAAACGGAGGAAGAACATGTTGTTTCTGACGTGATGTATGTCTCTGATGAAGAGATATACCTCATAACGAACTATCAATCTGATTACTCCTACTTAGCAAAGTTTAATTTACAGACAAAAGAGTTTTCGGAAGTGCTCCGCTTGGAGCACGAGGAACTGATGAGAGTAAAATTTGATCGAGAGCGTCACATATTATACTTGATTGCTTCCCGTGGAGTAGTAGATTGCTTATATCAATATGATCTTACCCATAGTCGCTTGGTTCAACTCGATATTCCAGTGGATCAGATTACGCAATTGGAGATACCAGAGTCAGGGAATTTGTATCTTCTGGGCATGAGTGCGACTAAGCCATCTAACCTGTATCGCTATCAGTTGGATGGTCATTATGCGGCATGGGAGGAGTTAACCCATAATCGTGTTCCCGGTGTAGATGAGTTAGAAATGGTAGATCCAGAAGTTATTCGTTATCCTTCCTTCGATGGTTTGGAAATTGAAGGGCTCTATTTTAAAGCAAATGAAGAGAATGATAATCAGCACCTCATCTTCTGGCCACATGGTGGCCCACAGTGGGCAGAGAGAAAATCATTTCGGGCGCTATTTCAATTCCTTGTCTATCGTGGATACAGCATTTTTGCTCCCAACTTTCGCGGATCGACACATTATGGATTGGCGTTCACCAAGATGGTGGAAAGGGACTGGGGAGAAGGACCACGCCTTGATTGCGTAGAAGGCATGGAATGGATGATAGAGAAGGGTTATGTGGAACGGGATAAGATCTTGGTGATGGGTGGTAGTTTTGGTGGCTATATGACACTACTCTTAGCAGGGAGGCATCCTGAATATGTGAAAGCAGCTGTGGATATATTTGGGCCTTCTAACTTGTTTACCTTTCTTGAATCCGTACCGGAGTATTGGAAGCCATTGATGAAGCGCTGGTTGGGGGATCCGGAAGAGGATCGTGAGCGCTTAGTAGCAGATTCACCGCTAACCTATATCGACAAGATGACGAAACCGCTTTTTATTATTCAAGGAGCAAATGATCCGAGGGTCGTACAGAAGGAATCGGATCAAATTGTTACAGCATTGCGGGAAAAAGGGATAGAGGTAGAGTATCTCGTCTTGGAAGATGAGGGTCATGGGTTTTCAAAGAAAGAAAATGAGATTGAAGTATATCGTCAGGTGCTACAGTTTTTTGATCAAATGGTACTGTCATCAAAGTAACATAAATAAGCCGCAGCATATGCGGCTTATTTATGTTTATTCCTTAAGCATGAGGACCATCCAATAAGGCGATGGATTCAAAAATCACTTCATCGATATCTTGAAGATCGTCATCCAAGAAACCACCTGGAAAAATGAGTCCATCGGCGGAACGTGGATCTGGCTCCTTTTGAATAGCTGTCTCTTCTATTGGTAGTTGCTGATCTGATCTTGACATGCATATCCCTCCTTACGGCTAGATAGATATTTTTTACACTTTAAATATTTTTATACAAATCTATGTAGGGACTTGGAGGGTCTTCTTGATGGTGGATTCCATAACCCTTATAATGGATTGCAAGGTAAAGATCTCAGTATATTGAGGAGTGAGCAATAGATGAGTATAAACTCGAGCAATGAACAACGTCGTCAAATTTTGTTAGACGCAAAAAATATTGCTGTCGTCGGATGCTCTGACAATCCAGAGCGAACCAGCTATATGATTGCAGAAGCTCTACAACAGGCGGGATATCGAGTTTTTCCTGTTAATCCAAAATTAACTTCCCCTGTATTGGGTGAGCAGCCGTATGCTAGCGTAGCAGATATTCCTGAACAAGTGGATATAGTAGACGTGTTTCGCCGTAGTGAATATGTGCTTCCTGTTGCAGAAGATGCGATTAAGGCGAATGCAAAAGTACTTTGGTTGCAACAAGGGATTGTTCATGAGGAGGCGGCGCAGCTAGCTGTGGAAAATGGGCTCCAAGTGGTGCAAGATCACTGTATCAAGGTTGATCATGCAGTCTTAGTAGGAAAAAAATAAGCATGCTTTTTGTTGCAAGAGGTATCTAAAGGGTGAATAAAGAAACGTGGAGACACAATTCTTCTCTTCAACATATAATGCCATATAGTCAACCCTATTTGTTATGGTTGAAGGGTGGATGAGGCGGGTGAACCCATTGTGGCAACGATGAAGCTTTCCACCTTAGTGCTCACTGTTTCCCCTAAGCTATATAAATTGCTAAAAAAAGAAGAGTTAGAAGCAGAAGTCATTGTTCGTTGTGAACTGTCTGAGATTAACGAAGAGGATATTGATGAAATCATCGCTCATACCATCGAATTTTATCAAAACTCCCCTCATCATTAGGGACGACCTGACGAGGGGGAGTGCTTTTTTATTTATCTATTAAAATGAATGGACAGATTCCCAAAATCTTTCACCTTGTGTATAATAGCATAGGCATCTTATACCAGTCTATTAAAGGGGCGAGGAATATGAATCACTTACAGATGGCTCAAATTGGAGAAATCATACGTAAGGTTCGTAAAGAACGCAATCTACGGTTGGAAGATTTGGCTGATGAAAATATATCCCCTGCAACGATTAGTAATATTGAGCGGGGGGTGCCACATGTACATAAAAAGAAAATGGAATACCTGATGGAAAAGATGGATTTACAAAGGGACAAGCTTCCTCAATTGATGCAGAGCGAAGAGCGTCAAGCGGAAGAGATTCGCTTTTATCTTCTTAGTGCCGCTTCATTTTGTGATGCAGGGCAAACCAAGTGGGCCTGGGAGATGCTAGAGAAAATCTCGGTGGACGATCACCATGAATTAGCAGCGTCCTATTATTATATGAAGGGTCAGTGTTTGTTGAAAGAAGATAAATACAAAAGGGCAGAGCGTGCTTTTCAAAATGCGATCCGGTTGGGCGAGGAAAATGAAGAGAATGCCTCTAGTCAGATGTCTGCACTCTCCCACTTGGGGCTAGCTCATATTTATAGTGATAAACACCAATACGAGCAGGCATTATCTTTCGTAGAAGAAGGGTTAAAAGTTCTTAAACAAGATGAAGAGCAAGCAGATACGCAATTTCAATTAAGATATCATAAAGCGCTTTATTTAGAAAAAATGGGTTCTTATCGGGAGTCATTGGTGATTCTTGATCAGATGTGGGAAGAAGTACTCTGTCTTTCTTATTCACGTCTACAGGTGGGGGCATATGGATTGCGGGCAAGGCTGCAGTGCCAGTTGGGTATATATCAAGAAGCGGAAAAAACAGCATTGCATGGACTAGAGAAAGTACGTCACAGTGGCGATGAACGTGCAATGTTTGATTTATGGAAAGTGATGGGCGATGTGTATGTCGCAGAGAAGAATTGGACTAAAGCAGAGATGTGCTATCTCTTTCTTCTTAGTCAAAAGGAAAAAGGGGAGGTTACACCCGTCTTCGTTCATGTATATCTTCAGATGGGTCTTCTTTATTTTCAGCAGAAGTTATGGGCGAAAGCGCATGAAATGATTGATCAAGGGACAAATCTCGCTCTGCAATTAAAGGATCGACGGCTAGAGATGAAGTCTTATATCAGTAAAGGGGATGCTTTTATCTCCGAAGAGAAAGTGTCTGACGCGATCTCCTATTACGAGC
This sequence is a window from Mechercharimyces sp. CAU 1602. Protein-coding genes within it:
- a CDS encoding helix-turn-helix domain-containing protein, with the protein product MNHLQMAQIGEIIRKVRKERNLRLEDLADENISPATISNIERGVPHVHKKKMEYLMEKMDLQRDKLPQLMQSEERQAEEIRFYLLSAASFCDAGQTKWAWEMLEKISVDDHHELAASYYYMKGQCLLKEDKYKRAERAFQNAIRLGEENEENASSQMSALSHLGLAHIYSDKHQYEQALSFVEEGLKVLKQDEEQADTQFQLRYHKALYLEKMGSYRESLVILDQMWEEVLCLSYSRLQVGAYGLRARLQCQLGIYQEAEKTALHGLEKVRHSGDERAMFDLWKVMGDVYVAEKNWTKAEMCYLFLLSQKEKGEVTPVFVHVYLQMGLLYFQQKLWAKAHEMIDQGTNLALQLKDRRLEMKSYISKGDAFISEEKVSDAISYYEQALDLAGSLKDPTVEHELLFRLTHAWEKIDEGKFMDMLKQLYSSGLRFHHPLSHITSSSLESIQIRN
- a CDS encoding ABC transporter ATP-binding protein, coding for MGSVIKVTNLHKRYKEHYAVRGVSFEVEKGEIFGILGPNGAGKTTTIEMLEGLRPRDEGEIEILGIDPDQDPYGLRQLIGIQFQSTSIQDRMKVGEALRLFASFYKRKADMDHIVEKLGLKEYLNNSFESLSGGWKQRLTLALALLHDPDIVFLDEPSTGLDPKARRDLWNLILEVKGRGKTIVLTTHYMEEAEQLCDRIAMFRHGELVALDTPMELKKQLTASQVLMFSSREAEESMIVPLPSVEKVEVEEMDYKVYSDNLQQTTLHLLQQAEREGWKIEGLRFAQATLDDLFLDIEAEEEIS
- a CDS encoding S9 family peptidase, whose product is MLSFSRSDVEQFYQTNEIETFAVRPDEAQIIFSTNLSGKFDLWAMDLPNHFPYRLTFNGQSVQTAHFDKQGRFAIVGYDHDGDENTALYAMRPQGGTLLPLRTHKDAFHSFAFLSEDGERLYYSSNKENAQFLNGYCYYLQSGEEELILEGNEAMTIIEAVGPEESSFVYSKALSNTYQTAYVHKGHEDIPLTPQTEEEHVVSDVMYVSDEEIYLITNYQSDYSYLAKFNLQTKEFSEVLRLEHEELMRVKFDRERHILYLIASRGVVDCLYQYDLTHSRLVQLDIPVDQITQLEIPESGNLYLLGMSATKPSNLYRYQLDGHYAAWEELTHNRVPGVDELEMVDPEVIRYPSFDGLEIEGLYFKANEENDNQHLIFWPHGGPQWAERKSFRALFQFLVYRGYSIFAPNFRGSTHYGLAFTKMVERDWGEGPRLDCVEGMEWMIEKGYVERDKILVMGGSFGGYMTLLLAGRHPEYVKAAVDIFGPSNLFTFLESVPEYWKPLMKRWLGDPEEDRERLVADSPLTYIDKMTKPLFIIQGANDPRVVQKESDQIVTALREKGIEVEYLVLEDEGHGFSKKENEIEVYRQVLQFFDQMVLSSK
- a CDS encoding CoA-binding protein; this encodes MSINSSNEQRRQILLDAKNIAVVGCSDNPERTSYMIAEALQQAGYRVFPVNPKLTSPVLGEQPYASVADIPEQVDIVDVFRRSEYVLPVAEDAIKANAKVLWLQQGIVHEEAAQLAVENGLQVVQDHCIKVDHAVLVGKK
- a CDS encoding ABC transporter permease; the protein is MTSFMRLASMEVKLFFREKMAVFWTFMFPVLILWLMGSLFGEQMGMETFATLYIPAWMGVNVLTIGLFGIGTVLTEYREKEILRRYQATPLRPLSIVGAQMMQGAVILLISAIILLSFGRIAYGLSFPQYPLSTILALALSVIAIFPFSVLITSLAKNSRTAAAISSVVFNLMMFLSGAAFPLEMMPTFLQWVAKFLPLYYVIYLLQQTWNESSLWENGMEIGVLSGIAIISTLMAVKYFRWNRRQEN